The following are encoded together in the Bicyclus anynana chromosome 2, ilBicAnyn1.1, whole genome shotgun sequence genome:
- the LOC112053387 gene encoding peroxisome biogenesis factor 10, with protein MALPAAQPAEVLRAYQKDDLYEKQLAGSLARLVPSYHASKAIPISSLLYKSFTTLKDLQTLGEEYSGIVQVDDTYHRLPSFSNRLFSILLSASGEDLTRRLLGHMEKQIVQNSSLKPQAQNVILVILKTLNHVVPQIESIHRALSYINGGPLQIGKTVTGIDYVHVRPAAAAFYAHLRLLGIVTLIHAFISCGQSLYQAKKHMDDMSDFPNEIDSTKSCIACLEEIVQPCVLQCGHLFCMQCCYGALENCPLCRSPFTKNTVVPLMNYRP; from the coding sequence atggcTTTACCAGCGGCACAACCAGCTGAAGTTCTGCGGGCATACCAAAAAGATGATCTCTACGAGAAACAACTTGCAGGTTCCCTTGCCAGACTTGTACCTTCTTATCATGCATCAAAAGCTATACCTATATCCTCATTACTTTATAAATCATTCACAACGCTCAAGGACTTGCAAACTTTGGGAGAAGAATATTCTGGAATTGTTCAAGTTGATGACACATATCACCGACTACCTTCATTTAGCAATCGGCTTTTTAGCATTTTACTCTCAGCATCTGGAGAAGACTTAACTCGAAGGTTACTTGGACATATGGAAAagcaaattgtacaaaattcatCCCTGAAGCCGCAAGCTCAAAATGTAATTCTAGTTATATTGAAAACACTTAATCATGTTGTTCCACAAATTGAAAGTATACATCGAGCGCTATCATATATAAATGGAGGTCCTTTGCAAATTGGTAAAACAGTTACTGGTATTGATTATGTACATGTACGACCAGCTGCAGCAGCATTTTATGCTCATTTAAGGTTATTAGGCATAGTCACCTTGATACATGCTTTTATATCATGTGGACAAAGTTTATACCAAGCTAAGAAGCATATGGATGACATGTCAGACTTTCCTAATGAGATTGATAGTACCAAATCTTGTATTGCATGCTTAGAAGAGATAGTTCAGCCTTGTGTACTACAATGTGGCCATCTATTTTGCATGCAATGCTGTTATGGTGCATTAGAAAACTGTCCTTTGTGTCGTTCTCCATTTACTAAGAATACTGTTGTGCCTCTGATGAATTACAGGCCATAA
- the LOC112053388 gene encoding peptidyl-prolyl cis-trans isomerase FKBP1A, protein MGVDVETISPGNGCTYPKPGQTVVVHYTGTLQNGKKFDSSRDRGQPFKFTLGKGDVIKGWDQGLSKMSVGERAKLTCSPDFAYGSRGHPGVIPPNATLIFDVELLRVE, encoded by the exons atgggcGTTGACGTAGAAACAATTTCACCTGGAAATG GTTGCACCTACCCAAAACCTGGTCAAACAGTAGTAGTTCATTATACAGGAACTCTTCAGAATGGAAAGAAGTTCGATTCATCGAGGGATCGTGGACAACCATTTAAGTTTACATTAGGTAAAGGTGATGTTATTAAAGGATGGGATCAAGGTTTATCTAAG atGTCAGTAGGGGAACGTGCAAAACTAACATGTTCACCTGACTTTGCATATGGATCTCGTGGACATCCTGGTGTAATTCCACCAAATGCAACCTTAATATTTGATGTAGAACTTTTAAGAGTAGAATAA
- the LOC112053389 gene encoding MRG/MORF4L-binding protein: MVSSEEEVADVQTAGDIEWDVDMEIQLFYAMANHKPVGVGKYFKMINIWEKLSNSITKEVSTIDIWRHLYKLYDMAMLEDTEPIPFPNHMVHFSLNESEYGALMEQKCKEVHADDSEARKDSVSALTTKSRKESGSSHASTDTPSIKSEKDYDRRRDSRDSNASGPRDSSSGRKSISQRDKPPKSKISSVAAWDSPLIDEDSSSRRGRRRANTSTPPATTPAKRRRM; encoded by the exons ATGGTGTCAAGTGAAGAAGAAGTAGCTGATGTACAAACTGCGGGTGATATAGAATGGGACGTTGATATGGAGATACAGTTATTTTACGCTATGGCGAACCACAAGCCGGTTGGTGTTggtaaatactttaaaatgatCAATATCTGGGAGAAACTTTCCAACTCAATAACAAAAGAGGTATCTACGATAGATATATGGAGGCATTTGTATAAGTTGTATGATATGGCAATGTTGGAGGATACAGAACCAATACCTTTTCCGAATCATATGGTACATTTTAGTCTAAACGAAAGCGAGTATGGAGCATTAATGGAACAAAAATGTAAAGAAGTGCATGCAGATGATAGTGAAG ccCGTAAAGATAGTGTAAGCGCTTTGACTACCAAGTCTAGAAAAGAAAGTGGCAGTTCTCATGCATCTACAGACACACCTAGTATTAAATCTGAGAAAGATTATG ATCGAAGGAGAGATTCAAGAGACTCCAATGCTTCTGGACCCAGGGACAGTTCAAGCggcagaaaatcaatatcacaAAGAGACAAACCACCTAAATCTAAAATTAGCTCAGTTGCGG ccTGGGATTCCCCACTAATAGACGAAGATAGCAGCTCGCGGCGCGGGCGTCGCCGGGCGAACACGTCCACGCCGCCCGCCACCACGCCGGCGAAGCGTCGCCGCATGTGA
- the LOC112053391 gene encoding nuclear inhibitor of protein phosphatase 1 — MANHYEVPNWAGKPPTGLHLDVLKGDKLIQKLMIDEKKCYLFGRNPQMNDFCIDHASCSRVHTAFVYHKHLNRAFLVDLGSTHGTYIGNMRLEPHKPTQLPIDSMFHFGASTRNYIIRERPTGNARGIMEELPNTETEGALLGLPETQTELDNLTEFNTAHNRRISMLGISTDDGTDVMKPPTGTKRSASMSGGVAKKQKRNVSFNEEVDIINPEDIDPTVGRFRNLVRSTIVPNANASNKKLKLQSADESQHHHSLRLQEISRSNNLYSDLPAPSSHLSLIGARLGLSLPNPAPDVELEGPEPHLNIHPPLPAVEESAPSSEPKKKKYAKEAWPGRKPGLIPGV; from the exons ATGGCGAATCATTATGAAGTACCGAACTG GGCTGGAAAACCACCAACTGGACTTCATTTGGATGTTTTGAAGGGCGACAAGTTGATACAGAAACTGATGATAGATGAGAAGAAGTGTTACCTCTTTGGTCGCAACCCCCAGATGAACGACTTCTGCATAGACCACGCAAGCTGCTCACGTGTGCACACCGCATTTGTGTACCATAAGCATCTGAACAGGGCCTTTTTGGTTGATTTGGGAAGTA CACACGGTACATATATTGGAAACATGAGGTTAGAGCCTCATAAACCAACACAGTTGCCTATTGATTCCATGTTTCATTTTGGAGCATCAAcaagaaattatattattag AGAGAGGCCGACAGGCAATGCTCGGGGTATTATGGAAGAGTTGCCAAACACTGAGACAGAAGGTGCCTTACTTGGATTGCCAGAGACACAGACAGAGTTAGAC AATCTTACAGAATTCAATACAGCACACAATAGACGAATTTCAATGCTGGGCATATCTACTGATGACGGAACAGATGTTATGAAg CCGCCAACTGGTACTAAAAGATCAGCCTCAATGTCAGGAGGTGTGGCCAAGAAACAGAAGCGCAATGTGTCATTCAACGAGGAGGTTGACATCATCAACCCGGAGGACATTGACCCCACAGTGGGCAGGTTCAGAAACCTCGTCCGCTCCACCATAGTGCCTAATGCGAATGCGTCTAATAAGAAACTTAAATTGCAGAGTGCAGAtgaaa GTCAGCACCACCACTCTCTGCGGTTGCAGGAGATCTCTAGAAGCAACAACTTGTACTCTGACCTGCCCGCGCCCAGTTCACATTTAAGTCTTATTGGAGCGAG GTTGGGTCTCTCGTTGCCGAATCCAGCGCCTGACGTAGAGTTGGAGGGGCCGGAACCACATCTAAATATTCATCCGCCTTTGCcgg CGGTCGAAGAATCTGCTCCGTCCAGTGAGCCGAAGAAAAAGAAGTACGCCAAAGAAGCGTGGCCGGGAAGAAAACCCGGCCTTATCCCTGGTGTTTAA